In Euphorbia lathyris chromosome 10, ddEupLath1.1, whole genome shotgun sequence, a single genomic region encodes these proteins:
- the LOC136209507 gene encoding uncharacterized protein translates to MERQITDEHGGLSIAIASATNKLKNKLKLIWLRMELKSNDLACSSDCIPLHRYKSKFLPTEAEVCLLICSIFPDDYRIQVEDLVIYGMGLELFEDVHDMFAARCRVHDIISMINDKRYLRKKVGGIIRLANEKDEPCNQYVKMLDGGRDLARSIPSRIRLVFHREIIIEKWSKSVSYKDCYGLSLVLKKVNEHPVDLKWPKLTLLQLQYREDSQSIPVDFFEGMKELRVLSLDVPSLPQSLNVLRNLRTLRLKALKVEDMSWIGGLINLEFLSIFVLRLTDIPREMGQLENLRLLDLRKMNIAYIPAGVLSRLFKLEELYFPLSFKGWGCKPKQYDEYDEWESGIEDNSDDEERINANISGIHDGERINASLTEIVSLSLNALQISVPKASIFPKKSPVFEKIREFKIIVPNNLKYQPFGKGSINELQLTGEAGDIKESGICNLMSRTQDLSLIRVRNLKNVIYQLEQNDFSQLRKMIISECDELEYVVDTKKMQIMSEGDCLFRKLECLYLSMLPNLKEICHGRWTTFPWLSHISIRFCHKLKYVFPLSIVRGLMLKSIEILDCKEIEEIIFDDEEDNIPYKLCSIENLDLHSLPMLISFLVQKDNMINGVHDDINESLTTNKIVSNYAKGSISTCDGYSKPSPTSKSTLIFNESCNDDEELICAPSTSTSGAKLQKSDTQQLNSHKQVSVIENKDVIDHMKMYTAFTSKLAEKWLRNLKRLKIAFCDAVKVVFWFEENYAISRAFDSLKELELYGLRNLVHIWFHILPKITAFQNLQLLVLSECSNLYLFSSRVAKLLVQLQKLYISRCEKMEEIVVKDDEDEIKDKIVFPQLKLLELQRIPNLMIFMVGIDEIELPSLECLKLNQCNKMKSFSYGLLRTPKLEKLEINGRLYSLMGDINTTIMSCKGYLHCQCFSFADLKIATKNFRPDDLLGEGGSGKFYKGWIDENTFAPFETSIGIPVAIKILNSESLQMVTKWRSEVIFLGTLSHPNLVKLLGYCLEDRKLLLVYEFMQRGSLENNLFTDNSLSWDMRIKIAIGAARGLDFLHREKKIIHRFIKPSHILLDGNYNAKISNFRLAIPGPSDGDSYVTTMFFGTYGYAAPEYVATGHLYVKSDVYSFGVVLLQLITGLRLLDRKRPRGQQNLVDWLKPILPLKRMLRTIIDVRIEGQYSSEAMLLAVELCLKCLESETKSRPSMKEAVDTLQQIEVMRKNK, encoded by the exons ATGGAAAGACAGATTACAGATGAACATGGTGGCTTATCTATTGCAATTGCTTCTGCTACCAACAAATTGAAAAACAAGTTAAAGTTAATTTGGTTACGAATGGAGTTAAAATCAAATGATTTGGCATGTAGCTCAGATTGCATACCTCTACATAGGTACAAGTCTAAATTTCTACCAACAGAGGCAGAGGTATGTCTTTTGATCTGTAGCATCTTTCCTGATGATTATAGAATACAAGTAGAAGATTTGGTCATATATGGGATGGGCTTAGAGTTGTTTGAAGATGTTCATGATATGTTTGCAGCAAGATGTAGAGTCCATGACATCATTTCAATGATTAATGATAAAAGATACCTCCGTAAAAAAGTTGGGGGCATAATTAGGCTTGCTAATGAGAAAGATGAACCCTGCAATCAGTATGTAAAAATGCTAGATGGGGGACGTGATTTAGCAAGGTCGATTCCCTCAAGGATTCGATTGGTATTTCACAGAGAGATTATAATAGAAAAGTGGTCAAAGTCAGTTTCATATAAAGATTGCTATGGACTTTCACTTGTACTTAAAAAAGTCAATGAGCACCCTGTTGATTTGAAGTGGCCAAAGCTTACTCTGCTACAACTTCAATATAGAGAAGATTCACAAAGCATTCCAGTTGACTTCTTTGAAGGAATGAAAGAGCTTCGTGTTCTATCATTGGACGTCCCATCACTACCACAATCTCTTAATGTGCTGAGGAATCTTAGAACATTGCGTCTGAAAGCACTTAAGGTTGAAGATATGTCTTGGATCGGTGGTTTGATAAATTTGgaatttctttcaatttttgtcTTACGTTTGACGGATATTCCTAGGGAGATGGGACAACTAGAGAATCTGAGGTTGCTCGACTTAAGGAAAATGAACATTGCATACATTCCAGCAGGTGTATTGTCAAGATTGTTCAAACTAGAAGAGTTGTATTTTCCATTAAGCTTCAAAGGGTGGGGATGTAAGCCAAAACAATATGATGAATATGATGAATGGGAATCAGGGATAGAAGATAattctgatgatgaagagagAATCAATGCGAACATTAGTGGGATACATGATGGGGAGAGAATCAATGCAAGTCTGACTGAGATAGTATCTCTTTCACTAAATGCATtacaaatcagtgtaccaaaagcttcaatttttccTAAAAAGTCACCGGTATTCGAAAAAATTCGAGAGTTTAAAATTATTGTGCCAAATAATCTTAAATATCAACCATTTGGCAAAGGTTCAATAAATGAGCTGCAACTCACAGGTGAAGCAGGTGATATCAAAGAAAGTGGTATTTGTAATTTGATGAGTAGAACTCAGGACTTGAGTTTGATAAGAGTGAGAAATCTGAAGAATGTTATCTACCAGCTAGAACAGAATGACTTTTCGCAATTAAGGAAGATGATTATTTCTGAATGTGATGAACTTGAGTACGTAGTTGatacaaaaaaaatgcaaatcATGTCCGAAGGTGATTGTTTGTTTAGGAAGTTGGAGTGTCTCTATTTATCAATGTTACCTAATTTGAAAGAAATATGTCATGGAAGATGGACAACTTTTCCATGGTTGAGTCACATAAGCATAAGGTTCTGTCATAAATTGAAATATGTATTTCCTTTATCAATTGTTAGAGGATTGATGCTAAAAAGCATAGAGATACTTGATTGTAaagaaatagaggaaattaTCTTTGACGATGAGGAGGACAACATCCCCTATAAACTTTGCTCTATTGAAAATCTAGATTTGCATTCACTTCCAATGCTGATTAGTTTTCTGGTACAGAAGGATAATATGATTAATGGAGTTCACGATGACATCAATGAATCCTTGACAACTAATAAG ATTGTATCAAATTATGCGAAGGGATCAATTAGTACATGTGATGGATATTCCAAGCCTTCTCCAACAAGTAAAAGCACATTAATATTCAATGAGAGTTGCAATGATGATGAGGAACTCATTTGTGCACCATCTACCTCAACAAGCGGAGCAAAACTACAAAAAAGTGATACCCAACAACTTAATTCCCACAAACAG gTTTCAGTTATAGAGAACAAGGATGTAATTGACCATATGAAGATGTACACTGCATTTACATCCAAATTGGCGGAAAAATGGTTgcgaaatttgaaaagactcaAAATAGCTTTTTGTGATGCAGTAAAAGTTGTATTTTGGTTTGAAGAAAACTATGCTATTTCTAGAGCCTTTGattctttgaaagagttagagttGTATGGTCTGCGAAACTTAGTTCATATATGGTTTCACATTCTACCAAAAATTACTGCCTTTCAGAACTTGCAACTTCTTGTTTTATCAGAATGTTCCAATTTATATCTTTTCTCGTCTCGAGTAGCCAAACTTTTGGTTCAACTACAAAAGTTATATATCAGTCGTTGTGAGAAGATGGAAGAAATAGTTGTaaaagatgatgaagatgagataAAAGACAAAATTGTATTCCCACAACTGAAGCTTTTGGAACTTCAACGTATACCCAACCTTATGATTTTCATGGTTGGGATTGATGAGATTGAGTTGCCTTCATTGGAATGTTTGAAACTTAATCAATGCAATAAGATGAAATCTTTCTCTTATGGATTGTTGAGGACGCCTAAACTGGAGAAATTAGAAATAAATGGAAGGTTATATTCATTAATGGGAGATATTAATACAACTATCATGAG TTGTAAGGGGTATCTGCATTGTCAATGTTTCTCCTTTGCTGATTTGAAGATTGCTACAAAGAATTTTAGACCAGATGATTTGTTGGGTGAAGGAGGTTCTGGTAAATTTTATAAAGGCTGGATAGATGAAAATACTTTTGCACCCTTCGAAACCAGCATTGGAATTCCAGTTGCAATCAAGATATTGAACTCAGAAAGTCTGCAAATGGTCACAAAGTGGCGG TCGGAGGTTATCTTTCTTGGAACCCTGTCACATCCAAACTTGGTTAAACTTCTAGGATATTGTTTGGAGGATAGAAAATTACTTCTTGTGTATGAATTTATGCAGAGGGGAAGCTTGGAAAATAATCTGTTCACAG ATAATTCTTTGTCTTGGGACATGCGGATCAAGATAGCGATTGGAGCAGCTCGAGGTCTTGATTTTCTTcatagagagaaaaaaattattcaCAGATTTATCAAGCCTTCACATATTCTGCTTGATGGC AATTACAATGcaaaaatatcaaattttaGGTTGGCAATACCGGGGCCTTCAGATGGAGATTCATATGTGACAACCATGTTTTTCGGAACGTATGGTTATGCTGCTCCGGAGTATGTTGCAACAG GTCATTTATATGTGAAAAGCGACGTATATAGCTTCGGCGTGGTGCTGCTGCAATTGATAACAGGATTAAGGTTGTTAGATCGAAAGCGTCCAAGGGGGCAGCAAAACCTGGTTGATTGGTTGAAGCCAATTCTCCCACTGAAGAGAATGTTGAGAACTATTATAGACGTAAGGATAGAAGGGCAATATTCATCGGAAGCTATGTTACTAGCAGTAGAACTttgcttaaaatgtttagaatcCGAGACTAAAAGCCGCCCGTCTATGAAAGAAGCTGTGGATACACTACAACAAATTGAAGTAATGAGGAAAAACAAGTAG